The stretch of DNA atcagagcagtaaaATCCtagacctaaattttttttttctctctactcTCTTCCTCTTGccgcttttcttcttcttcgtgttcttctttgtttctccttCTCACCATGGCTGAAAGTACCTCTGCTACTATCACCACTGCTTCTGCGGGTCAACTTCACCATGTTAACATGGCGAACGTTACCAAACTCACTGCATCAAACTTCATGATGTGGAGTCGCCAGATCCGTGTCTTGCTCGCCGGATATGGTCTTGCCGGTTACCTTGATGGAACGACCGTGGCTCCTACTCCCACTGTTCTTTGTGAAGGTCACACCATTCCTAATCCTGAGTATGTTCTTTGGCAACGACAGGATCAACTCATTGTTGCGAGTCTCCTTGGTACAATCTCGGTTGAGATTCAGCCCATCCGCTCTAAGGCGTCAACCACCACACAGATCTGGGTTCTTCTTACCTCTACCTATGCGAAACCTACATGGAGACACATTAAACAACTCCGGGAACAGATCAAGCAATGGCGTAAAGGTACTCGATCTGTTGATGAGTATGTTCAAGGTCTTGTCTCTCGTTTTGATCAGCTCGCTACGTTAGGCAAACCATACGAGCATGAGGAACAAATTGAATACTTACTTGCTGGTCTCCCAGAGGACTATAAGCCCATCGTTGATCAAATAGAGGGACGTGACTCTCCACCCACAATGCCGGCGCTCCATGAGAAGCTCATTAATTTTGAACTGAAGCTTCAGTCTCAAGCATCTACTATATCCGTTGCTCCCGTTACTGCTAATGTTGCTTTCAACAAGTCTTATGGCCActccaacaataacaacaactacCAGTCCCGCAATCCACGTAACTCCTCTCGTGgctcttcctcctcttcgtcCCGTGGTGGTCACGGCAAAGGATATTAGGGGCGGTGTCAGTTGTGTGGCGTTTTTGGTCATAGCGCTCGCCGGTGTTCTCAGCTGTCCACGTCTGCTCGTGGTTTTCAGCCTTCGGGTGGTAACTACTCTTCCTCTCCTGGTTCTtactgtaacgcccccgaaccgtactATGACCACCAAGGCCATCGGACGGCACCGAGACGCTACTTGGAAAACATTCACTGACGATCTGGCCGGGTGCGAGAACAAATCAAGCCCTTCGGCCAGTCCATTGGTGAGGTTCCTGACCACACGGCACATCCttcaggctttgcaaccctacaGATACGCCGTGcgttgagccgactcggacaaagtctatatcagtacgaCTCGCCCGAATAAAGAAAACCCGAATATTTTGATTAACCAGAAGAGTTATTACACAAGAGTTTTGAACAAGGCTTAGTGCCGAGTTTGGTTTGAAATAACAACATACttgtattttacaatagacacaaaataaaactactccgggttcctatcgttcaccacgccctctagttccctctagggtcaCCTGCAgcacaaaatattatcataagtaatctaagattacttagtgagctcagggttcctgcagagTATTAAACCCCAAATCCCATAccccatcaacaacaacat from Camelina sativa cultivar DH55 chromosome 9, Cs, whole genome shotgun sequence encodes:
- the LOC104714994 gene encoding uncharacterized protein LOC104714994, whose protein sequence is MAESTSATITTASAGQLHHVNMANVTKLTASNFMMWSRQIRVLLAGYGLAGYLDGTTVAPTPTVLCEGHTIPNPEYVLWQRQDQLIVASLLGTISVEIQPIRSKASTTTQIWVLLTSTYAKPTWRHIKQLREQIKQWRKGTRSVDEYVQGLVSRFDQLATLGKPYEHEEQIEYLLAGLPEDYKPIVDQIEGRDSPPTMPALHEKLINFELKLQSQASTISVAPVTANVAFNKSYGHSNNNNNYQSRNPRNSSRGSSSSSSRGGHGKGY